GCAATACAACGCAAGAAAGCAAGACTCATCTGAAACTGAAGAGGAGTCATTTTACAGTTTACACCATAATTTCTGATGGAACATGttcaaatatttgaatatatatattaacaAGCCCTTACATATACGTTCAATTGATGACCAATGTGCTGATAGTAATGTAAAACTATCTTAGAGGAAAGGTGATGATGACACTATGCACTGTACAGGATTTAGGTCACCTCTGCGTACTCTTTACAGGTCACCCTCAGACGCTCATTTCATCATCTACAAATTTACCAGTTTCAGTTATGGCTCCGTTCAGCCCAACTGCCACTTTTCAAATTCAACACTTACACGTTTGCTCATGGTTAGGTGTTCCTTCTTACACACTTCATTTCCTTGACttacagcagcagtgtggttAGACTGGGCGTGAGCCTTTGTAAAACAAAGCCAGCATCAATCAGGACATCTGCACTATAGGGATTCTGGAAGTACCAATCCTAAGGGCAAACTTCACTGCTATTAACAGGGCTTTTCACTGCTGTCATTAGCCCTTAATATCAGGCCATCATAACACCCCTGTCCGTGACAAGCATAAAACAGGAAATATTTCACCAACAAATTTACaggaacactttgacacactcATGTATTTGACACTCATGTATATTTCAGTTGTATTAAGAGTACAATAAATGTGAATCAAATTAAAAAGGAtggacaaaaatacatttaaaatgaggacCAAAATAAATCAGCATGgtaaatgataaaaatattaATCTCCCTTATGAAATCATGATTACTCCATACTTGTgtaccctggttaaataaaaagcaaCTGTATTATGTTCCGAGTCCATGGGATACTTCTGgttgtcattttaaataattaatttgttttgtttttggttttcagaCAGTTTTGCATTTCAGCTGGCTTCGAAATAAAATCCTACAGGAACGCTTTGCCTAATTCTTTTAACACTTTATGGAACAAGATCCAATTACTACTGGGTCACCAGGGTCATGCAATGACAAATGGCATGTTcattacaaaagaaaataaaaaatgagtagCTCCGTTGGCTTAGTTTATATAATTTTAAGCAATGTTTTACCACAGCACAAAATATCAACAAATAGCTCTCAAACACAGCTTCAGTCGCACGTTGCAAATAAATGATTTTCTTATTCACCTTTTACCTCCATTCTACTGGTGCCAagccccaaaaaaataaaaaaataaaaaaataaaataaataataaatacaaataaaaaaaccaaaacatctATGAGGACTAAATAAAGAGACAGTGATAACTGTACATCTTTAACAGTCAAATCTTCAAATTATAGGTTGTTTTTCCATAACTTATCCAAACAAACTGATTTAATGTTATCCTTCCAGCTGAATGACTGAGAATACTAGATGGGGCGCCGAACAGCTTAATGCGCCTTTAACCAATTAAACAACGTGTAAGGACTGCATTTGGATTATTTCATTAGAGCCTTCAAAATGTGCGCGCCCAAATAACTCTAACAAAAGCCTCTACTGTCAAACGTGCAACTAAATGCCCAAGTCAAACTTCTGCAGGGGTGACCGAGTATACCCAAAAAGCCCTGGCCATATTCATAATATCGTATATGTATAAATCAGCTCAGATTAGGACTACTGAGACAGGGTTCCTTTAGCTTTTTGTTGATAATGGAAAGAGAATGGAATATGGAAACCAGAGGCCAGACCAGCTCATAGTTTATGAATAAAGGTCCTTCTGGGATTGAGAAAGACTTCCCCAGAACACCGCTATTTATTCTGTGAAAACCCtctgttggggaaaaaaaataaaataaaaagaataataattcctACAAATgagagaacagaacagaaatatggaaaaatgggtttgatttttttccccccaatatTAAAAAGCTTGTGTTCTTGCAGGGAAAACGCTGAATTGAAGTAAATTATCAAACTAGTTTAATCACATTCACTAGGGCCAGCCAGAAATGGTTTTAAGATGTCTCAAAAGgtatttctccctctccccccccccccccaaacccacaatTTCACAAATAATCTGACGGcagatttttaacatttttcttttcatccCAGGTCAGTTAACATGAAAATAATGGTGCAAATCTCAGGAACTGGGCTCTATCCAGTACAGCAGTATCCTGCAAAACATCATTCAAAGCCGGCTCCAGATTTCTGTGTTCTACAGGCTACCTGACTGACACGGTCGTCATGGGAGTACCACATGGATTATTATGGGATGGGCAATCTGCAGCCAGAGACAGTACGGCGCGAACCCTCTGAGGATTAATCTGAAAAAGAGCGTGACCCGGCTCACATACATCACTTTCCCATCTGCTAATTATCAGTTCAAACAGGGTGTCGTGTCATGGAAACCCAGGACTTGGTGCTTATGGACGTATGAACACCAACACCAAGATCAAAAGCATGAAGAAAGGTTATTATTGTCATTGGAAGGCGGCTACTCTAATGGTCTGTGATTCTACCTTTAAATTATAGCTTTAAAGAACATATCCAAACTGTGCTTTTAgctttattataattttaataattggACAATTCGAGTCAAAAAGGCGTTAACTAGGCAtgttatattataattatattcaaTTACACTATGTGGTTCACTAATAGACTATTTCAAGTTACCATGCATGACACTGACCCTTTAAACTGCAGAACCTGTTTACCAACTGTGTCCCAAATAACTACATTCACACGTCACTGACACGCACTTACAGGAGTGTGGATTCTGTCTGGCAAAAGAAAATCGTGTACGGCCGTTCCCTGCTAAGATTGCCTCATCCCATAACGCAGGACAGTGCATGCAGTGCTCCAGACACGTTCACAGGGCCCGTGTGCGCTCCCCCGCGGCGCGTTCACAGGGCCCGTGTGCGCTCCCCGTGCGGCGTGGCCTCCCCACTACGAGGCCCCGCGCACAATGATCATCACCAGGTAGTCCTCCTCCGTTTTGGCCAGCGCCTTGGAGGAGGAATCCAGGAACTGCTGCGAGAAGTGGCAGGGGGGGAAAGCGTGCAGGACGCCCGCGTTGTCCTTGTCTCTGGCGCCCCCCACTGGCAGGCTGATGACGCCGGCGGCCTGCTTCTGCTTCAGGTAGGAGACCAGGTTGCGCAGCGGCCGCTGGGTGGAGCAGGCGGGGTCGGAGGGGGAGGGCTCGTCCGGCCCGCCCGGGACCGCCAGCAGGACGGAGTACCCGCCCGGCCCCGCGGCCCGGATGCGGCGCGTCACCTCGTCCAGCTTGGGCTGGTCCAGACGCAGCCGCTGGGTGATCTTCAGCTGGCCCACCTGCTCGCGCGTGGAGCCGTCCAGCAGCAGGCCGCGGGCCACGGCCAGGTCCCCCTCCAGCAGGTGCATGCAGGTGGGGAAGCTGCTGTTCTTCAGCAGCAGCATGCCCTGCCAGGCCAGGCCCAGCTTCTGCCCGCCGCCGTCCTGCTTGGGCCCCTGGGAGCCCTTGGAGGAGCCAGGCGGGTCCGACAGGCGCTCCTTTTTGGCGGGGCCCTTCCCTGCCTCGCCGGGCCCCGTCCTACGCTTCCGGTCACCTCCCGGGGGGGCGCCGGCGCCCGGCTCGGCCCCCGGCGGCGCTTTGAGGTGCCGGTCGGCGAGGGGGCGGTCGGGGGGGGACGGGCGGTCGAGGCGGGGCGGGCGCTCCGAGTCGCTGAAGCGGCCGGCGTCGGGGGAGCGGTCGGGGGAGGGCGCGTGGCGGCGCCGCAGGGCGTCGGGGGAGCGGTCCGGCGGGCGGCCGTCCTCCGGCAGGCGGCGCTTGCGGGCGGGGTCGCGGCTCTGCAGCTCGCGCTCCAGCGACCAGGCCTCCCGCGGCCGCCGCTCCCGCTCCAGGTGCTCCAGCGCCTCGAACGCGGCGGGCCGGCCCCGCTCCCGCACGCCCGGGGCCGCCCACTCCGCCCCGGGGTACAGCTCCCGCTCCCGGAAgtgcagggggggcggggggctccTGTCCCGCACCCGCAGCGCATCGGGGGCCGCGCGGTGCACGAACGACTCGGCCACGATGTCGTAGTgcggcaggggcaggggctgcAGGAACTGCTGCTGGTAGCGGTGCTCGGTGTCGGCGAAGTCCACCCGGAGCCGCCTCTCCGGGCCGCCCAGGGGGAAGCCCCGCATGTGGGTGCAGGCCGCCTGGGCCGCGTCCAGGCTCTCGTACTGGATGTAGGCCCACGTGTCGCCCTTCCGGTAGTCGATCGTCCGGATGGTGCCGAAGCGGTCGAACTCGCGCGCCAACGCCGCCAGGGGCACCCACGGCCCCAGCCCGCCGACCCACAGCCGGGTGGTGGGCGTGGCCTTGCCGTAGCCGATCTTGATGGGGTTGCGGCCCACGATCTTGCCGGACATGCTCAGCTTGGCCCGGTGCGCCATGTCTAAGTTTTCATACTTGAGAAAGCCGTAGGTGCTGCTTTGCCCCCTGCTGGGCCGCTTGATGTCGACCTCCGTGATCACGCCGAACCTGTCAAACGCCCTCCTGAGGTCGTTCTCCGTGATTGTGATATCCAGGTTGCCCAGAAACAACGTTCTATTCGCCCTCTGGTCATCCTCTGGCGAGATAAACTCTTCTTCGCGGAAAGCGGCGCGTTCAGCGATGTAGGCGGGGCGCGCACGAGCCTCAAAGAAAGCGTATTCCCGTTCCCTCTCCAGGTCTCGGGGCAGGGGTggcggcgggggaggggggaggcggcCCAGGGCTAACTGCTGCAGCCTGTAGTCTCTGTATCCCAAACCTGTTGGAGACAGCGGTCTCTGGGTATGCAAATGTCTGTGCCCAGCAACAGCTGCATATGGATCTTTCTCAATGGGA
Above is a genomic segment from Conger conger chromosome 10, fConCon1.1, whole genome shotgun sequence containing:
- the rbm15 gene encoding RNA-binding protein 15 codes for the protein MKGKERSPVKKRSRALDEIRDRGGNHPTSKKMGALSASGGSNNGNSSAKSEGGSARRSLLGEKRESRDFDGHASSRTGSNHSYTSPAASSSSKNHNPSLALEPAARTNSRAEPRPPLPNNESEYKTLKISELGSQLSDEEIEDGLFHEFKKFGDVSVKISRINDERVAFVNFRRPEDARAAKHARGRLVLYDRPLKIEAVYINRRRSRSPIEKDPYAAVAGHRHLHTQRPLSPTGLGYRDYRLQQLALGRLPPPPPPPLPRDLEREREYAFFEARARPAYIAERAAFREEEFISPEDDQRANRTLFLGNLDITITENDLRRAFDRFGVITEVDIKRPSRGQSSTYGFLKYENLDMAHRAKLSMSGKIVGRNPIKIGYGKATPTTRLWVGGLGPWVPLAALAREFDRFGTIRTIDYRKGDTWAYIQYESLDAAQAACTHMRGFPLGGPERRLRVDFADTEHRYQQQFLQPLPLPHYDIVAESFVHRAAPDALRVRDRSPPPPLHFRERELYPGAEWAAPGVRERGRPAAFEALEHLERERRPREAWSLERELQSRDPARKRRLPEDGRPPDRSPDALRRRHAPSPDRSPDAGRFSDSERPPRLDRPSPPDRPLADRHLKAPPGAEPGAGAPPGGDRKRRTGPGEAGKGPAKKERLSDPPGSSKGSQGPKQDGGGQKLGLAWQGMLLLKNSSFPTCMHLLEGDLAVARGLLLDGSTREQVGQLKITQRLRLDQPKLDEVTRRIRAAGPGGYSVLLAVPGGPDEPSPSDPACSTQRPLRNLVSYLKQKQAAGVISLPVGGARDKDNAGVLHAFPPCHFSQQFLDSSSKALAKTEEDYLVMIIVRGAS